The Shewanella mangrovisoli genome has a window encoding:
- a CDS encoding mechanosensitive ion channel family protein: MENLEGLLKQAPDLVMTYGLKILFALIIFFVGKYFSGVAQKLVRKVLNSRKIDPTVVSFVANLAWAVVFVFTIIATLGQIGVQTASLVAVIGAAGLAVGLALQGSLSNFASGVLMVLFRPCRVGDYIEAAGIAGTVDEITIFSTKLRTPDNKVIVAPNSSIMNGTITNYSASENRRIDLVIGVSYSADIAQTKKVLTEILDNNQYVLKEPGYTVGLSELANSSINFVVRPWVKTADYWTARFQILEQIKNALDAANIEIPFPQMDIHVKQLPESK; this comes from the coding sequence ATGGAAAACCTCGAAGGTTTATTAAAGCAGGCGCCTGATTTGGTCATGACCTATGGCTTAAAAATCTTATTTGCCCTCATTATTTTCTTCGTCGGTAAATATTTTTCTGGCGTCGCACAAAAGTTAGTACGTAAGGTACTCAACAGCCGCAAGATTGACCCAACCGTGGTGTCTTTTGTGGCTAACTTAGCTTGGGCAGTGGTGTTTGTGTTCACCATTATCGCTACCTTAGGCCAAATTGGCGTACAAACCGCCTCTTTAGTCGCGGTTATCGGTGCCGCAGGTTTAGCCGTAGGTTTAGCACTGCAAGGTTCTCTGTCTAACTTTGCCTCTGGCGTATTAATGGTGCTATTCCGTCCATGCCGCGTAGGTGATTATATTGAGGCAGCGGGTATTGCCGGTACTGTTGATGAAATCACCATTTTCTCAACCAAATTACGCACTCCAGATAATAAAGTGATTGTGGCGCCAAACTCTTCAATCATGAATGGCACTATCACAAACTACTCTGCCTCTGAAAATCGTCGTATCGATTTAGTCATTGGCGTGTCTTATTCTGCGGATATTGCGCAAACCAAAAAAGTATTAACAGAGATTTTAGATAACAACCAATACGTGCTGAAAGAGCCAGGTTACACCGTAGGTCTTTCTGAATTGGCAAATTCTTCAATCAACTTTGTGGTTCGTCCTTGGGTTAAAACCGCCGATTACTGGACAGCGCGTTTCCAAATTTTAGAACAAATCAAGAATGCTCTCGATGCAGCGAACATTGAAATTCCATTCCCACAAATGGATATTCATGTGAAGCAATTGCCAGAGAGCAAATAA
- a CDS encoding OmpA family protein: protein MKTSVMQWIKLTCLALSLSQMLPAYAWQDTDQDGVPDIKDACPNTPANTTVMANGCVYQAEVKSSSIQCDLNDPSTYSAADCHNIETAIVYFEFAIAEVDLSQWKALALVKAFLDANTETRLTLVGHTDIVGTPEFNYQLSLRRAQNVKRILVEDYGFNPNRFTVIGKGISEPVADNHSSEGRRLNRRVQFIVNNN, encoded by the coding sequence GTGAAAACATCCGTAATGCAATGGATTAAATTAACGTGTTTAGCGCTGAGCTTAAGCCAGATGTTACCCGCGTATGCATGGCAAGATACAGATCAAGACGGCGTCCCGGATATTAAAGATGCCTGTCCAAACACACCAGCAAACACCACTGTGATGGCCAATGGCTGTGTTTACCAAGCCGAAGTAAAATCCAGCAGTATTCAATGTGATCTCAATGACCCCAGTACTTATTCAGCCGCTGATTGTCATAATATTGAGACCGCGATTGTGTATTTTGAGTTTGCGATTGCCGAAGTAGATTTATCGCAATGGAAAGCTTTAGCCTTAGTGAAAGCTTTTTTAGACGCGAATACTGAGACTCGATTAACTTTAGTTGGGCATACGGATATTGTCGGTACGCCAGAGTTTAATTATCAGTTATCACTACGACGGGCTCAAAATGTGAAACGTATTTTGGTTGAAGACTATGGCTTCAATCCAAATCGCTTTACCGTTATCGGTAAAGGTATATCTGAACCGGTTGCGGATAATCATTCCAGCGAAGGTCGCAGATTAAATCGACGAGTACAATTTATCGTCAATAATAACTAG
- the ltaE gene encoding low-specificity L-threonine aldolase, translating into MIDLRSDTVTQPTEAMRLAMSRAEVGDDVYGDDPTVNSLQDMAAEMFGFESALFTASGTQANLLALMAHCERGDEYLCGQQAHNYKFEGGGAAVLGSIQPQPLSNQLDGTIALTDIEAAIKPDDIHFARTRLLSLENTIGGKVLPQTYLANAQALAFQRGLKIHLDGARVANAAVAQGIGIADIAGHFDSVSICLSKGLCAPVGSLLLGDERLIKKATRWRKMLGGGMRQAGILAAAGKLALTQQVERLGEDHENAAYLAQQLSQLSEFEIDLAAVQTNMVFANLAPHVDEKALAKRCREVGILISPGRTLRFVTHKDVSRQDIDKVLQVFKLHLQA; encoded by the coding sequence ATGATAGATTTACGCAGTGATACCGTGACCCAGCCAACAGAGGCGATGCGATTAGCCATGTCGAGGGCTGAAGTGGGTGATGATGTTTATGGTGATGATCCGACCGTCAACAGCTTACAAGATATGGCCGCCGAGATGTTTGGTTTTGAGAGTGCGCTGTTTACGGCATCGGGCACTCAGGCCAATTTGCTTGCATTGATGGCGCATTGTGAGCGCGGGGATGAATACCTCTGCGGCCAGCAGGCCCATAACTATAAATTTGAGGGCGGCGGCGCGGCGGTACTCGGCAGCATTCAGCCGCAACCGCTGAGCAATCAGCTTGATGGTACTATCGCCCTGACCGATATTGAAGCGGCGATTAAACCTGATGATATTCACTTTGCGCGCACGCGCTTACTGAGTCTAGAAAACACTATCGGCGGTAAAGTATTACCCCAGACTTACCTTGCCAATGCGCAGGCGCTAGCATTTCAGCGTGGTTTAAAAATTCACTTAGATGGTGCTCGGGTTGCGAATGCCGCCGTGGCGCAGGGGATAGGGATTGCCGATATTGCGGGGCATTTTGATTCGGTTTCCATCTGTTTATCAAAGGGATTGTGCGCGCCTGTTGGCTCGCTGCTCCTAGGTGATGAGCGCCTAATTAAAAAGGCCACGCGCTGGCGTAAAATGCTTGGCGGCGGCATGCGCCAGGCGGGGATTTTAGCGGCGGCGGGTAAATTAGCGCTCACACAGCAGGTTGAGAGACTTGGGGAAGACCATGAAAATGCTGCGTATCTTGCCCAGCAATTGAGTCAGTTGAGTGAGTTTGAAATCGATTTAGCCGCCGTTCAAACCAATATGGTGTTTGCCAACCTCGCGCCCCATGTCGATGAGAAAGCACTAGCGAAACGTTGCCGTGAGGTGGGCATTCTCATCAGCCCTGGCCGCACGCTGCGCTTTGTGACCCATAAAGATGTCTCGCGTCAGGATATTGATAAAGTGCTACAAGTATTTAAATTACATTTGCAGGCATAA
- a CDS encoding HDOD domain-containing protein: MKPNNNTNKGVDYWTKRISELEMPALCSTVQTLEKLAKDDVSSLALLGRSVMHDNALTSRILRVANSAIYHKGSTQISTVSRAAIVLGFDAVRNICITAQLLSSLLESKNLAPAVYQRLIKLMAKAFQAAMLARMMLSDYDEDIQEEAFIASLLYHIGESAFWSIGGEFTETLDSQLTECENPVEERSVIREALGTSFSQLTQSIARHWGLGELLIQAVNYPDDQRPEIRSIFLADKLCEILSQEVIDKTELDKRISQAANFTGLDEKELTLRMQRCTKATHKLAEAYGAKVLIDYLPDPKRINKLEPSAPAVELPVFEANLNVQLAKLRELTAFAINKADFNQIMQTVLEGILEGVGVDRCGVLLLSPSRKQLQPRIMLGRDAEEMKQLFIIDLGDKKGLFSLAMEHKECQWIDNPNAKKWLEQCKELKTQLPESGFLMAPLLVDSKVIGFYYADRGPSERTFSEVDFQAFIHFSQLANVCFTVSLK, from the coding sequence TTGAAACCTAACAATAATACTAATAAAGGGGTCGATTATTGGACAAAACGGATCAGTGAATTGGAAATGCCAGCGCTCTGTTCCACCGTCCAAACGTTAGAAAAGCTTGCCAAGGATGACGTATCGTCTCTCGCCTTACTCGGGCGAAGCGTGATGCACGATAACGCCCTCACATCCCGCATTTTACGTGTCGCTAACAGCGCGATTTACCATAAGGGCAGTACCCAAATTTCGACCGTCAGCCGAGCCGCCATTGTGCTAGGGTTTGATGCGGTGCGTAATATCTGCATTACGGCCCAGCTATTATCGAGTCTGTTAGAGAGCAAAAATCTTGCCCCCGCCGTTTATCAGCGCCTCATCAAATTAATGGCGAAGGCATTCCAAGCCGCCATGTTAGCACGGATGATGCTCAGTGATTACGATGAGGATATTCAGGAAGAAGCCTTTATCGCCTCTTTGCTCTATCACATTGGTGAGAGTGCATTTTGGAGTATTGGCGGTGAGTTTACCGAAACCTTAGACAGCCAATTAACCGAGTGTGAAAACCCCGTCGAAGAGCGTAGTGTTATACGTGAAGCCTTGGGTACCTCATTCTCGCAACTTACGCAGAGTATTGCGCGCCACTGGGGATTAGGGGAGTTATTGATCCAAGCGGTGAATTATCCCGATGATCAACGCCCTGAAATTCGCTCTATCTTTCTCGCCGATAAGCTCTGTGAGATCCTCTCCCAAGAGGTGATTGATAAAACCGAGCTGGATAAGCGTATCAGCCAAGCGGCTAATTTTACTGGGCTGGATGAGAAAGAATTAACCCTGAGAATGCAGCGCTGCACTAAGGCGACCCATAAATTAGCCGAAGCCTATGGCGCTAAAGTGTTGATTGACTATCTGCCCGATCCTAAGCGCATCAATAAGCTTGAGCCCAGCGCACCTGCGGTTGAGCTGCCCGTATTTGAGGCCAACTTGAATGTGCAATTGGCCAAACTGCGCGAGCTCACCGCCTTTGCGATCAATAAAGCCGATTTTAACCAAATCATGCAGACCGTACTCGAAGGGATTTTAGAGGGCGTCGGCGTGGATCGCTGCGGGGTGTTACTCCTGTCGCCCAGTCGTAAACAGTTGCAGCCTAGGATTATGCTCGGTCGAGATGCTGAAGAGATGAAGCAACTGTTTATTATCGATCTTGGTGATAAAAAGGGCTTATTTTCACTGGCGATGGAGCATAAGGAATGCCAGTGGATTGATAACCCCAATGCTAAAAAGTGGCTCGAGCAATGCAAAGAACTCAAGACTCAGCTGCCTGAGTCGGGTTTTTTGATGGCGCCACTCTTGGTCGATAGCAAAGTGATTGGTTTTTATTATGCTGACCGTGGGCCATCGGAAAGAACTTTTAGCGAAGTGGATTTTCAAGCTTTTATCCACTTCTCGCAGCTGGCCAATGTGTGTTTTACCGTGTCGTTAAAATAG
- a CDS encoding nuclear transport factor 2 family protein — translation MTIFTRTERSSHSTRTRQRLALFSASLLMLGALCFHPQTAIANEQVATTLSDEQAAAQVLDKLNQYSSSADWDKYFALYRQDGIFIGTDATERWGMAEFERYSRPTKGWRYDLTSRHLVQHGDVILFDELLNSPSYGVSRGTGTLIKTNGEWKIAQYHLSFPIPNAIAKQITAEIKNAQ, via the coding sequence ATGACAATTTTCACTCGCACGGAGCGCAGCTCCCATTCGACGCGCACTCGCCAACGTCTTGCCCTATTCAGCGCCAGCCTGTTAATGCTTGGCGCCCTATGCTTTCATCCACAAACCGCCATTGCTAACGAACAAGTTGCAACCACGCTTAGCGATGAGCAAGCGGCCGCTCAAGTGCTGGATAAATTGAACCAATATTCGAGTAGTGCCGATTGGGACAAGTATTTTGCCCTCTATCGTCAGGATGGCATTTTTATTGGAACCGATGCGACAGAGCGCTGGGGAATGGCCGAATTTGAACGCTATTCGCGCCCGACCAAAGGTTGGCGCTACGATTTAACCAGCCGCCATTTAGTGCAGCATGGTGATGTGATCCTGTTCGATGAACTCCTTAACAGCCCTAGTTATGGCGTGAGTCGAGGGACAGGCACCCTAATTAAAACCAATGGGGAATGGAAAATTGCCCAATATCATTTGAGCTTTCCCATCCCCAATGCGATTGCCAAACAGATTACCGCTGAAATTAAAAACGCTCAGTAA
- a CDS encoding zinc-dependent peptidase: MLAVFITLTLGLGAIAWLASSRWRKTLHRKRVMASAFPKAWRTILKKRLPYFHALPADLQLQLKRHIQVFLDEKRFVGCDGLQITDEIRVTIAAQACLLLLNRNTDFYPNLRQILVYPDAFIVDSQRQDPAGLIWEQRNVLAGESWEQGQVILSWKNTLEGAANPHDGNNVVIHEFAHQLDQEDGHANGAPILQRRQDYLSWSSVFSQAYNELVQAAALGRPSLFNYYGATNPAEFFAVVTEVFFEKPEALNLEHPALYRELSHFYQLDPINWH, encoded by the coding sequence ATGCTCGCAGTTTTCATTACCCTAACGCTTGGCCTCGGTGCGATCGCTTGGTTAGCATCGAGCCGCTGGCGCAAGACACTCCACCGCAAGCGCGTAATGGCCAGCGCCTTTCCTAAGGCTTGGCGAACAATTTTGAAGAAAAGATTGCCTTATTTCCACGCCTTGCCAGCGGATCTTCAGCTACAACTCAAACGCCATATCCAAGTCTTTTTGGATGAAAAACGATTCGTCGGCTGCGACGGTTTGCAAATAACCGATGAAATTCGCGTCACCATCGCCGCCCAAGCATGCTTGCTTCTGCTAAACCGCAATACCGATTTTTACCCCAATCTGAGACAGATATTGGTCTATCCCGATGCCTTTATTGTCGATAGCCAGCGCCAAGATCCCGCGGGTTTAATCTGGGAGCAACGTAATGTGCTGGCGGGAGAATCCTGGGAGCAAGGCCAAGTGATACTGTCGTGGAAGAACACCCTTGAGGGCGCAGCCAATCCCCACGATGGTAATAACGTGGTGATCCACGAGTTTGCCCATCAATTAGATCAAGAAGATGGCCACGCCAATGGCGCGCCGATTTTACAGCGCCGTCAGGATTACCTGTCGTGGTCGAGTGTATTTAGTCAGGCCTATAATGAGTTAGTTCAAGCTGCCGCCCTTGGCCGCCCGTCCCTGTTTAATTACTATGGTGCCACCAATCCCGCAGAATTTTTTGCCGTAGTGACTGAGGTCTTTTTTGAAAAGCCAGAAGCACTTAATCTAGAGCATCCAGCCCTTTACCGCGAGTTGAGCCATTTTTATCAACTCGATCCGATAAACTGGCACTGA
- a CDS encoding GGDEF domain-containing protein encodes MNAKRLTSLKHKITLAFYIILGMALLNGVIAILLSQQLRSEIELLVNSDVVKVTTALQLAKNSERLQIITTELNHYDTEEQRLRLLQELTSQWEHLLRDTKTLASMETSPHMHEALNHAIDTQLYYQQQLPLLNTLTDTALQAKFQAQNIQANLSGMAIAFSDSMQTQLQQIHGHYNLLIAQKQLNAIAENLSEDQKLSAFLHQGEHLFVLLDNVKNVTSLVELNQLQRDGMRRLITMDNISRSFNQDSAIYIDWLSQIRQNMVGKDNLFDLSRNALKSTQIANAHFGYQAGAAQEIASFTQELVNHVEEEIQLAGANLKSDSTSFVILIFCGGILYCFFIWLTSWHFIAKGIIKPVIATRDAMNAIANEKLDTQMPITDNLELQQMVSSLETLKTYAAQVKAMAETDGLTGCYNRRYLDSQIQKELIYANDHNMPLSIVMFDIDNFKQFNDRYGHVLGDQCLRQIVNAAKSILQRPTDILARYGGEEFMLLLPSSHLEDAYKIAERLRKAIIALHIPHEDSSHSGLVTISLGVACWQPSQLIDTNRLLCQADEALYQAKQNGRNRTEVLLNAPSLYP; translated from the coding sequence ATGAATGCTAAACGACTCACCAGTCTAAAACATAAAATTACGCTGGCCTTTTATATCATTCTGGGCATGGCGTTGCTTAATGGCGTTATCGCTATCCTATTGTCACAACAGCTAAGATCGGAAATTGAACTCTTGGTTAATAGCGATGTGGTGAAAGTGACAACCGCGCTGCAACTGGCAAAAAACAGTGAAAGACTGCAAATCATCACCACTGAGTTAAACCATTATGATACCGAGGAGCAGCGCCTACGTTTGTTGCAAGAACTCACAAGCCAATGGGAACACTTGCTTAGGGATACCAAAACCCTCGCCAGCATGGAAACCTCGCCGCATATGCATGAGGCGCTTAACCATGCCATAGACACTCAACTTTATTATCAGCAGCAATTACCCCTGCTCAACACTTTGACCGACACGGCGCTGCAAGCCAAATTCCAAGCCCAGAATATTCAGGCGAATCTCTCGGGGATGGCAATAGCATTTTCCGATAGTATGCAAACTCAGTTACAGCAAATTCATGGCCACTATAACCTCTTAATCGCCCAAAAGCAGTTGAATGCAATTGCAGAGAATCTATCTGAAGATCAAAAACTTTCAGCATTTCTTCATCAGGGCGAGCATCTGTTTGTACTCCTCGATAACGTAAAAAATGTGACAAGCCTAGTCGAGCTTAACCAATTACAGCGGGATGGGATGCGCCGACTGATAACCATGGACAACATCTCGCGCTCATTTAATCAAGATAGCGCCATTTATATCGACTGGTTATCGCAAATCAGGCAAAACATGGTGGGTAAAGACAACCTTTTTGACCTCTCCCGTAACGCGCTAAAAAGCACCCAAATTGCCAATGCACATTTTGGCTATCAAGCTGGTGCGGCGCAGGAAATCGCCTCCTTTACCCAAGAATTAGTCAACCATGTAGAAGAAGAAATTCAACTCGCGGGCGCAAATCTTAAAAGTGACAGCACATCCTTCGTGATTTTGATCTTTTGTGGCGGCATTCTCTATTGCTTCTTTATCTGGCTCACCAGTTGGCATTTTATCGCTAAAGGCATCATTAAGCCTGTTATCGCCACCCGTGATGCCATGAATGCCATCGCCAATGAAAAACTCGACACCCAAATGCCCATTACCGATAACCTCGAGCTACAACAGATGGTGAGTTCGCTGGAAACCCTTAAAACCTATGCGGCTCAGGTTAAAGCCATGGCCGAAACCGACGGATTAACCGGCTGTTATAATCGCCGCTATTTAGACAGCCAAATTCAGAAGGAATTGATTTACGCTAACGATCATAATATGCCCCTCAGCATAGTGATGTTCGATATCGATAACTTTAAGCAATTTAACGACAGATACGGCCATGTACTGGGCGATCAATGCTTAAGGCAAATCGTCAATGCCGCCAAATCGATTCTGCAACGGCCGACGGATATTCTTGCCCGCTATGGGGGGGAGGAATTTATGCTGTTACTGCCCTCAAGCCATCTAGAAGATGCCTACAAAATTGCCGAACGTCTGCGCAAAGCCATCATCGCCCTGCACATTCCCCATGAGGACTCCTCCCATTCGGGATTAGTGACCATCAGCTTAGGTGTAGCCTGCTGGCAACCGTCACAATTAATCGACACCAATAGACTCCTTTGCCAAGCCGATGAAGCACTTTATCAAGCCAAACAAAATGGCCGAAACCGCACCGAAGTTTTGCTCAACGCCCCCTCACTTTATCCGTAA